One Perca flavescens isolate YP-PL-M2 chromosome 9, PFLA_1.0, whole genome shotgun sequence genomic window carries:
- the c9h19orf25 gene encoding UPF0449 protein C19orf25 homolog — MNIGSKSKKRGVLPSRPEPPTVDQILEDIHGAAADDPVFSILEKTGQDSARPPDSDVDVRFLQCRQFLELNQRLQAARGRLPRQLEELLAAGERLRSVVAEVKGQTL; from the exons ATGAACATCGGATCCAAGAGTAAGAAGAGGGGGGTCCTGCCGAGCCGGCCCGAGCCCCCCACGGTGGACCAGATCCTGGAGGACATCCACGGAGCCGCTGCCGACGACCCGGTCTTCAGCATCCTGGAGAAGACTGGACAAG ACTCGGCCCGCCCCCCCGACAGCGACGTGGACGTGCGGTTCCTGCAGTGCCGCCAGTTCCTGGAGTTGAACCAGCGGCTGCAGGCGGCTCGCGGCCGGCTGCCGCGGCAACTGGAGGAGCTGCTAGCGGCGGGGGAGCGCCTGCGTAGCGTCGTGGccgaggtcaaaggtcaaacgCTCTGa